The following proteins are co-located in the Coleofasciculus chthonoplastes PCC 7420 genome:
- a CDS encoding DUF1206 domain-containing protein has translation MSQVHSESTWIDKLARVGYTAKGIVYATIGLLAVQAALGNGGKTTDSKGALGTIAAQPFGQFMLAVVALGLIGYVVWRFVQAIQDPDQRGESNDADDIVRRIGYGISGLIYASLAFSAIQIIVSATQSAGGGSTKQTWTARLLAQPFGQWLVGIIGAIIIGYGFYQFYKAYKAKFRKKMKLHEMSNTEETWATRVGRLGLAARGVVFVMIGFFAIQAGRQYDSSEVRGLNGALDTLSRQPYGPWLLGIVAIGLIAYGIHMFAQAQYRRIRA, from the coding sequence ATGTCTCAAGTACATAGTGAAAGTACATGGATCGACAAATTGGCTAGAGTTGGATATACCGCCAAAGGGATTGTGTATGCAACTATCGGCTTATTAGCGGTACAAGCTGCATTAGGCAACGGTGGGAAAACTACAGATAGCAAAGGCGCTTTAGGCACAATTGCAGCCCAGCCCTTTGGTCAGTTCATGTTAGCGGTAGTCGCCTTGGGTTTGATTGGATATGTAGTTTGGCGTTTTGTCCAAGCGATTCAAGATCCTGATCAGAGAGGCGAAAGTAATGATGCTGACGATATTGTCAGACGTATTGGTTATGGGATTAGTGGTTTAATTTATGCCAGTTTAGCCTTCAGTGCGATTCAAATCATTGTGAGTGCAACTCAGAGTGCTGGCGGTGGAAGTACAAAGCAAACGTGGACAGCCCGCCTGCTTGCCCAACCCTTTGGTCAGTGGTTAGTGGGTATAATTGGGGCAATTATTATTGGTTACGGCTTTTACCAATTCTATAAAGCTTACAAAGCTAAATTCCGCAAAAAGATGAAGTTGCATGAGATGAGTAATACTGAGGAAACATGGGCAACTCGTGTGGGAAGATTGGGTTTAGCGGCGCGGGGTGTAGTCTTTGTGATGATTGGTTTCTTTGCAATTCAGGCAGGTCGTCAGTATGATTCTAGTGAAGTCAGAGGACTCAATGGGGCGTTAGACACACTGTCTCGACAACCTTATGGACCTTGGTTATTGGGAATTGTGGCGATTGGTTTAATTGCCTACGGCATTCACATGTTTGCCCAGGCACAATATCGGCGGATTCGAGCGTAA